The following coding sequences are from one Coffea arabica cultivar ET-39 chromosome 11e, Coffea Arabica ET-39 HiFi, whole genome shotgun sequence window:
- the LOC140021259 gene encoding probable F-box protein At4g22030: MAILDIPKSRTGNIPLHNLQSAGLLVKELELARGFIGNKKFTKKSDENERADSLVMAKLYAVLEAVADRVEMHKNIGDQRDNWNSLLLTSINAITLAAATMSSIAATTAVGFGSGASLAALKLSSTLMFLAATGMLFIMNKIQPSQLAEEQRNAARLFLQLQKQIETTIAIGSPTGHDVEEAMEKVLALDKAYPLPLLGVMLEKFPATVEPAFWWPQQAKESAHKTCSKSNGWNSKLEKEMRSIVEVIRRKDKADYLRLGGKALMLSKLLAISGPLLTGLAAISSAFMGSSSHTGFLAAMLGIVGGSLASIVNTLEHGGQVGMVFEMYRSNAGFFKLMEESIESNLMERRENGELFEMKVALQLGRRVSELRDLASSPKSKGEGAEEFASKLF, from the coding sequence ATGGCGATTCTTGATATCCCAAAATCAAGGACTGGTAATATTCCTCTTCACAATCTCCAGTCAGCTGGACTATTGGTGAAGGAGCTGGAGTTGGCTAGAGGTTTCATTGGCAACAAAAAATTTACAAAGAAAagtgatgaaaatgaaagagcGGATTCATTAGTGATGGCAAAGCTTTATGCAGTATTGGAAGCGGTTGCAGATAGAGTGGAGATGCATAAGAATATTGGAGATCAAAGAGACAATTGGAACAGCTTACTTTTGACGTCAATCAATGCAATTACTCTTGCAGCTGCAACAATGTCCAGTATTGCAGCCACAACTGCGGTTGGTTTTGGTTCTGGTGCTTCCTTGGCTGCTTTGAAGCTATCTTCCACGCTGATGTTTCTGGCAGCAACAGGGATGTTGTTCATAATGAATAAAATTCAACCATCCCAACTAGCAGAAGAGCAGCGAAATGCTGCAAGATTGTTCCTGCAGCTGCAAAAACAAATCGAAACAACAATAGCTATAGGCAGTCCTACAGGTCATGATGTCGAGGAAGCAATGGAGAAAGTATTGGCACTTGACAAGGCCTATCCACTTCCTCTCCTTGGTGTTATGCTCGAGAAATTCCCGGCTACAGTAGAACCAGCATTTTGGTGGCCTCAGCAAGCAAAAGAGTCCGCCCACAAGACCTGTTCGAAATCAAATGGCTGGAACTCGAAACTTGAGAAGGAAATGAGATCAATCGTTGAGGTTATAAGAAGAAAAGATAAAGCAGATTATTTGAGGCTGGGTGGAAAAGCTTTGATGCTGAGCAAATTGTTAGCCATAAGTGGCCCCTTGTTAACTGGGCTAGCGGCAATTAGTTCTGCATTCATGGGTTCATCTTCTCATACTGGTTTCTTGGCAGCCATGCTTGGAATTGTGGGCGGTTCATTGGCAAGCATTGTAAATACGTTAGAGCATGGAGGACAAGTTGGAATGGTGTTTGAGATGTACAGGAGCAATGCTGGTTTCTTTAAACTCATGGAAGAATCTATAGAATCTAACTTGATGGAGAGACGGGAAAATGGTGAATTGTTTGAGATGAAGGTGGCTTTGCAATTAGGAAGGAGGGTATCAGAGCTGAGAGATCTCGCATCTTCTCCAAAAAGTAAAGGAGAAGGTGCTGAGGAGTTTGCAAGCAAACTTTTTTGA